In Calditerrivibrio sp., the following are encoded in one genomic region:
- the nifB gene encoding nitrogenase cofactor biosynthesis protein NifB, with protein MNDQIREKIRNHPCYCEKAHTKYARIHLPVAPECNIGCNYCSRKFDCVNESRPGVTSKVISPDEAADIFVRYKKILKNLSVVGIAGPGDPLANPYETFKTFELIRNIDNEIKLCISTNGLELINFIYEIRFLKIDHVTITINTTDEKIGSLIYSFIRYKNKVMKGESGAKLLIENQMNALKLLPAEGIIVKVNTILIPGINDANIPSIAKMIKKHGGFIHNIIPLMHPADNSTKFSKKGIRPPTDEELTLARFDSALELGSISKVMKHCKQCRSDAVGLISENKILEVDDEKLCTYKSNC; from the coding sequence ATGAACGACCAAATCAGAGAAAAGATAAGAAACCACCCCTGCTATTGTGAAAAGGCACACACCAAATATGCAAGGATTCATCTACCAGTTGCACCAGAGTGTAACATAGGGTGTAATTATTGTAGTAGAAAATTTGACTGCGTAAATGAATCTAGACCAGGTGTCACAAGTAAGGTAATAAGCCCAGATGAAGCCGCAGATATATTTGTAAGATATAAGAAGATACTAAAAAATCTATCTGTCGTCGGTATAGCAGGACCAGGTGATCCCCTTGCCAATCCCTATGAAACCTTTAAAACATTTGAATTAATAAGAAACATAGACAACGAAATAAAGCTATGTATAAGTACAAATGGATTGGAACTCATTAATTTTATCTATGAAATACGCTTTTTAAAAATTGACCATGTAACTATAACAATAAATACTACCGATGAAAAAATAGGCAGTCTCATATACTCCTTTATCAGGTATAAAAACAAAGTAATGAAAGGGGAATCTGGTGCCAAGTTATTGATAGAAAACCAAATGAATGCATTAAAGTTACTCCCAGCAGAAGGTATAATCGTAAAGGTAAACACCATTTTGATCCCTGGCATAAATGATGCTAATATACCCTCAATAGCTAAAATGATAAAGAAACATGGAGGCTTTATACATAATATAATCCCCCTTATGCACCCTGCAGACAATTCTACAAAGTTTTCCAAAAAAGGTATAAGGCCTCCTACAGATGAAGAGCTAACGTTAGCCAGATTCGACTCAGCTCTTGAACTGGGTAGTATATCTAAAGTTATGAAACATTGCAAGCAATGCAGATCAGATGCGGTTGGATTGATAAGTGAAAACAAAATATTAGAGGTAGATGATGAAAAGTTATGCACTTATAAAAGTAATTGTTGA